One part of the Nostoc sp. PCC 7120 = FACHB-418 genome encodes these proteins:
- a CDS encoding ABC transporter ATP-binding protein, which yields MNMAQTVTQNPRGVKTLLPLDVELRNVFKFFNQEPAVHGVDLDVRQGEFFSILGPSGCGKTTTLRLIAGFEQVDAGKLLIQGQPMTNIPPYRRPVNTVFQSYALFNHLNVWDNVAFGLRLKKSRKSEVESRVKEALKLVKMESLRSRFPSQLSGGQQQRVALARALVNRPAVVLLDEPLGALDLKLRKEMQVELSNLHKNLGLTFVMVTHDQEEALSLSDRIAVMNQGKIEQIGTPQEIYERPKTSFVADFIGDTNLFSGEITVLEAEYIQIVTKTGLTIVVARNEDTPAELLKPVVVSVRPEKIQLSLYPPSSLNNCFEGRLINVMYLGTHVNYVVQLINGMNINVLQPNTFGNLPDRETPIYAWWAESDCLAINQMTND from the coding sequence ATGAATATGGCTCAAACTGTAACGCAGAATCCCAGGGGCGTAAAAACACTCCTCCCCCTTGATGTTGAACTACGTAACGTGTTCAAGTTTTTCAACCAAGAACCGGCGGTACATGGAGTGGACTTAGATGTAAGACAAGGGGAGTTCTTTAGTATTCTTGGCCCTTCTGGCTGTGGTAAGACAACGACACTACGTTTAATAGCCGGATTTGAACAAGTTGATGCTGGTAAATTATTGATTCAGGGTCAGCCGATGACCAATATTCCCCCTTACCGCCGACCAGTTAATACAGTATTTCAAAGTTACGCTCTATTTAATCACCTTAACGTCTGGGATAATGTTGCTTTCGGGTTGCGGCTAAAGAAATCCCGGAAATCAGAAGTAGAAAGCAGAGTTAAAGAGGCTTTAAAGCTGGTAAAAATGGAAAGTTTGCGATCGCGCTTTCCTAGCCAACTCTCCGGTGGTCAACAGCAGCGCGTTGCTTTGGCTAGGGCTTTGGTGAATCGTCCGGCTGTGGTGTTGCTGGATGAACCTTTGGGGGCGTTGGATTTAAAGTTACGTAAGGAAATGCAGGTTGAGTTATCAAATTTACATAAAAACCTGGGTTTAACCTTCGTTATGGTAACTCATGACCAAGAAGAGGCGTTATCTTTAAGCGATCGCATTGCGGTGATGAATCAGGGGAAAATTGAACAAATTGGTACTCCCCAAGAGATTTACGAACGTCCTAAAACCTCCTTTGTCGCCGATTTCATCGGTGATACTAATTTGTTTAGTGGTGAAATCACCGTATTAGAAGCTGAATATATTCAAATTGTTACCAAAACTGGACTCACAATTGTAGTCGCCCGAAATGAAGATACACCCGCAGAATTATTAAAACCTGTAGTTGTGAGTGTGCGACCAGAAAAAATTCAACTTTCCCTTTATCCGCCTAGTTCCCTCAATAACTGTTTTGAAGGAAGGCTGATAAATGTTATGTATTTAGGAACTCACGTTAATTATGTTGTCCAATTAATTAACGGTATGAATATTAATGTTTTACAACCTAATACTTTTGGCAATTTACCAGACCGTGAAACACCTATTTATGCTTGGTGGGCGGAAAGTGATTGTTTGGCTATTAATCAAATGACTAATGACTAA
- the mrdA gene encoding penicillin-binding protein 2: MALLQPSPLLGKKDKRTVGKGFQSTFLIIFTLLMTAGISARLVYLQIIEGSQFKRKAELNRVRVIPKQPERGNIFDRNGKLLASTRYPRSIYLWPMAHTKASWSVVGPRLAKILEIPQEEIAKKLQEAGANSSSLIRIARNLDEAQITAIKEYESELKDVEIHTEAVRYYPHGRELAHVLGYTRELTAEQLEARKQDGYRLGDVIGQMGIEKAYEKSLRGEWGGQQVEVDGAGRPLRVLGEKQAKAGNDIRLTIDLDVQKAAEKALGDRNGTIIALDPKNGAVLAMVSHPTFDPNIFSKQRLTQKDWESVQGEDHPLVNRALSAFPPASTFKIVTKTAALESGKFAPNTILQTYGSLTIGGTRFGEWNHVGFGPLGFVGAMQWSSDTFFYQIGRGIGGPTLIEWTRKYGFGQRTGFEFVSEEARGLVPDDKWKQKARKMPWTVGDTINMSIGQGALLSTPLQVAVMFAVPANGGYRVQPHLLKDNEEAKSWRELVKMKPTTLKLLREGLRKVISEGTGKVLYQPTIPPVAGKSGTAEAWKGRAKQNHAWFGAYAPADKPEILIVAFAEHSGGGGGSVAAPMILKVMEEYFQRKYPGKYQKPVTTESAKSR, encoded by the coding sequence ATGGCTTTACTGCAACCATCTCCCCTACTGGGCAAAAAAGATAAACGAACCGTTGGCAAGGGTTTTCAGTCTACGTTTTTAATTATATTTACCCTGCTAATGACGGCGGGAATTAGTGCGCGGTTAGTCTACTTACAAATTATTGAAGGCTCCCAATTTAAGCGGAAGGCCGAGTTAAACCGGGTTCGGGTCATTCCTAAACAACCAGAAAGGGGTAATATTTTTGACCGTAATGGCAAACTTTTAGCCAGTACACGCTATCCTCGTTCTATTTATCTTTGGCCGATGGCACATACTAAGGCCTCTTGGTCGGTTGTCGGGCCGCGTCTGGCAAAAATTTTGGAGATTCCCCAAGAGGAAATTGCTAAGAAATTACAAGAGGCTGGTGCTAACTCTTCTTCACTCATTCGCATTGCTCGTAATTTGGATGAAGCCCAAATCACAGCCATCAAGGAATATGAAAGTGAACTTAAAGATGTAGAAATACATACGGAAGCTGTGCGCTATTATCCCCACGGGAGAGAATTGGCTCACGTTCTCGGTTATACGCGAGAGTTGACAGCTGAACAGTTAGAAGCTAGGAAGCAAGACGGCTATCGCCTTGGTGATGTGATTGGTCAAATGGGCATAGAAAAAGCCTATGAGAAATCATTGCGGGGTGAATGGGGTGGTCAACAAGTAGAAGTTGATGGGGCTGGTAGACCATTGCGGGTTTTAGGCGAGAAACAAGCTAAAGCTGGTAATGATATACGTTTGACCATAGATTTAGATGTGCAGAAAGCAGCAGAAAAAGCGTTAGGCGATCGCAACGGGACAATTATTGCCCTAGACCCAAAAAACGGTGCTGTCTTAGCAATGGTATCTCACCCCACTTTTGACCCCAACATTTTCTCCAAGCAACGGCTGACGCAAAAAGACTGGGAATCTGTCCAAGGTGAAGATCATCCTCTGGTCAATCGTGCTTTGAGTGCGTTTCCTCCAGCTAGTACCTTCAAAATTGTCACCAAAACGGCTGCTTTAGAATCAGGTAAATTCGCTCCCAACACAATCTTGCAAACCTACGGTTCTTTAACTATCGGTGGAACTAGATTTGGTGAGTGGAATCATGTAGGGTTTGGGCCATTGGGTTTTGTCGGAGCTATGCAGTGGAGTAGTGACACTTTCTTCTATCAAATCGGTAGGGGAATCGGTGGACCCACCTTGATTGAATGGACGCGCAAATATGGATTTGGACAAAGAACAGGCTTTGAATTTGTTTCGGAGGAAGCAAGAGGTCTAGTACCAGATGATAAATGGAAGCAGAAAGCCCGGAAAATGCCTTGGACTGTGGGCGACACAATTAATATGTCCATTGGTCAAGGTGCTTTATTAAGCACACCTTTACAAGTTGCTGTGATGTTTGCTGTACCAGCAAATGGTGGCTACCGTGTCCAACCACATTTGCTCAAAGATAATGAAGAAGCCAAAAGCTGGCGAGAACTTGTAAAAATGAAGCCCACCACTTTGAAACTTTTGCGTGAAGGTTTACGTAAGGTGATTTCTGAGGGTACAGGGAAAGTTTTATATCAGCCAACAATTCCCCCAGTCGCCGGTAAAAGCGGGACTGCTGAAGCTTGGAAGGGAAGAGCTAAACAAAATCATGCTTGGTTTGGGGCTTATGCTCCTGCTGATAAGCCAGAAATTTTGATTGTCGCCTTTGCAGAACACTCTGGCGGCGGTGGTGGTAGCGTTGCTGCACCGATGATACTGAAGGTGATGGAAGAATATTTCCAACGCAAGTATCCTGGCAAATATCAAAAGCCAGTAACTACAGAATCAGCAAAAAGCAGATAA
- a CDS encoding ExbD/TolR family protein, with product MRLQDEPDIPAQINIVPMIDVIFAILTFFIMSTLFLTRSEGLPVNLPKAATAKQQQVPAKITITVDEQGVVSLNRQPILVDAVAGQLRNLVGTNQEALVVINADEKVGHGKVVAIMDQVRQVQGAKLAIATQKR from the coding sequence ATGCGTCTACAAGATGAGCCAGATATTCCAGCACAGATCAACATCGTACCGATGATTGATGTGATTTTTGCGATTTTGACATTTTTTATCATGTCTACGCTGTTTTTAACTCGTTCAGAAGGTTTGCCAGTTAATTTACCAAAAGCGGCAACGGCAAAACAACAGCAAGTACCTGCAAAGATTACGATCACGGTAGACGAACAAGGCGTGGTCAGCTTGAATCGTCAACCGATTCTAGTTGATGCTGTGGCTGGACAGTTGCGTAACCTAGTTGGTACTAACCAGGAAGCCCTAGTAGTTATTAATGCTGATGAAAAAGTAGGACACGGTAAGGTAGTGGCAATCATGGATCAAGTACGTCAGGTACAAGGAGCAAAATTAGCGATCGCCACTCAAAAACGTTAA
- a CDS encoding MotA/TolQ/ExbB proton channel family protein, which translates to MGIQNLFAAGGVVMWPLLGFSVLGVALIVERTRFWLKINNRQQRVVRDVLNLYRLDNVVGAIDKLRKNVDLPLARVFLSALELEEPTPEEFRLALESEAQAEIPLLKRFQNIFDTIIGLAPLLGLLGTVLGLITSFASLDIGDVGGTKTAGVTAGISEALVSTAAGLVVAIFTLFFANSFRGLYTRQMALFQEYGGQLELLYRRRYERGERTYASTR; encoded by the coding sequence ATGGGAATCCAAAATCTTTTTGCAGCAGGCGGCGTGGTCATGTGGCCGCTATTAGGTTTTTCTGTGTTGGGAGTAGCACTGATTGTTGAGCGTACTAGGTTTTGGCTGAAAATCAACAATCGTCAACAGCGCGTAGTTAGAGATGTGTTAAACCTCTATCGGCTAGATAATGTAGTTGGCGCAATAGACAAGCTCAGAAAAAATGTAGATTTGCCATTGGCGCGTGTGTTTTTATCGGCTTTGGAATTAGAAGAACCAACACCAGAGGAATTTCGCTTGGCGCTAGAAAGCGAAGCTCAAGCCGAAATACCATTACTCAAACGATTTCAAAATATTTTTGACACAATTATTGGTCTAGCACCCCTTTTAGGCTTGCTGGGTACAGTGTTAGGTTTGATTACTTCCTTCGCTTCTTTAGATATTGGCGATGTGGGAGGTACAAAAACCGCAGGTGTGACGGCGGGGATCAGCGAAGCTCTAGTATCTACAGCAGCAGGATTGGTCGTGGCAATATTCACACTGTTTTTTGCCAACTCCTTTCGGGGACTTTACACCAGACAGATGGCACTATTTCAAGAGTATGGCGGTCAATTAGAATTACTTTATCGCCGCCGCTATGAACGAGGAGAGAGAACCTATGCGTCTACAAGATGA
- a CDS encoding NAD(P)H-quinone oxidoreductase subunit 4, whose protein sequence is MMADGFPWLTAIILLPLVASAFIPLLPDKEGKLVRWYALGVGIADFVLMCYTFWHHYDTSSATFQLVEKYDWLPQIGFSWAVSVDGISMPLVLLAGFVTTLSMLAAWQVNLKPRLFYFLMLVLYSAQIGVFVAQDLLLFFIMWELELVPVYLLVSIWGGQKRRYAATKFLLYTAAASIFILIAGLAMALYGDNTTFDIVELGAKNYPLALELLLYAGLLIAFGVKLAIFPLHTWLPDAHGEASAPVSMILAGVLLKMGGYGLIRLNLELLPDAHIYFAPVLATLGVINIIYGGLNSFAQTHMKRRLAYSSVSHMGFVLLGIASFTDVGVSGAMLQMLSHGLIAAVLFFLAGVTYDRTHTMAMDNLGGIGQAMPKVFALFTAGTMASLALPGMSGFVSELKVFIGVTTSDIYSPTFCTVMVFLAAVGVILTPIYLLSMLRQVFYGTGAELSCNINNGAYQNQEDEGTACFGTDCLLPGEAVYRDASVREVFIAVSFLVLIIGVGVYPKIATQLYDVKTVAVNTQVRQSYTQIAQSNPQIYAKGFFTPQIVEPEVMAVSGVIK, encoded by the coding sequence ATGATGGCGGATGGATTTCCTTGGCTGACCGCGATTATATTACTACCACTCGTTGCTTCTGCATTTATTCCCCTGCTGCCTGATAAAGAAGGCAAGCTCGTGCGATGGTATGCCCTGGGTGTAGGAATCGCGGATTTTGTTTTGATGTGCTACACCTTTTGGCACCATTACGACACAAGCAGTGCGACTTTTCAACTAGTGGAGAAATATGATTGGCTGCCTCAGATAGGTTTTAGCTGGGCGGTCTCAGTCGATGGAATATCTATGCCACTAGTGTTGCTGGCAGGATTTGTGACGACGCTTTCCATGTTGGCTGCATGGCAAGTTAATCTCAAGCCTCGCCTGTTTTATTTCTTAATGTTGGTCTTGTATTCTGCCCAAATCGGGGTGTTTGTCGCCCAAGACTTGCTGTTGTTCTTCATTATGTGGGAACTAGAATTGGTTCCTGTTTACTTGCTTGTCTCGATTTGGGGTGGTCAGAAACGCCGCTATGCTGCGACAAAATTCTTGCTTTATACAGCAGCCGCTTCGATTTTCATCTTAATAGCTGGGCTTGCAATGGCTCTCTATGGCGATAATACTACTTTTGATATCGTCGAACTCGGTGCGAAAAACTATCCTCTGGCTTTAGAGTTGTTACTTTATGCTGGATTACTAATTGCTTTTGGTGTAAAGCTGGCAATTTTCCCCTTACACACCTGGTTGCCTGATGCCCACGGTGAAGCTTCAGCACCTGTATCGATGATTTTGGCTGGCGTACTTCTAAAAATGGGCGGTTACGGGTTGATTCGCCTCAATTTAGAACTATTGCCTGATGCTCATATTTATTTTGCACCAGTGTTAGCAACTCTAGGTGTGATCAATATTATCTATGGCGGTTTGAACTCCTTTGCTCAGACTCACATGAAGCGCCGCCTTGCTTATTCGTCCGTTTCCCACATGGGGTTTGTGCTGCTGGGTATCGCCTCTTTCACCGATGTAGGTGTGAGTGGTGCTATGCTGCAAATGCTTTCCCACGGTTTGATTGCGGCGGTGTTATTCTTCTTGGCTGGTGTGACATACGATCGCACCCATACAATGGCGATGGATAATTTGGGTGGTATCGGTCAAGCTATGCCCAAAGTGTTCGCTTTGTTTACCGCCGGCACAATGGCATCTTTGGCACTTCCGGGAATGAGTGGCTTTGTCAGCGAACTTAAGGTATTTATTGGTGTTACCACCAGCGACATTTACAGTCCGACATTCTGCACGGTGATGGTATTCCTCGCCGCAGTAGGAGTTATCTTAACCCCGATTTATCTACTGTCTATGTTGAGACAAGTATTTTACGGTACTGGTGCAGAACTCAGTTGCAATATTAATAATGGTGCTTACCAGAACCAAGAAGATGAAGGAACAGCTTGTTTTGGCACAGACTGTCTCTTACCAGGGGAAGCTGTATATAGAGATGCTAGTGTCCGTGAAGTGTTTATTGCTGTTTCCTTCTTGGTGTTGATTATTGGTGTTGGTGTCTACCCCAAAATCGCTACGCAACTTTACGATGTGAAAACTGTGGCGGTTAATACTCAGGTTCGCCAATCCTATACCCAAATTGCCCAAAGCAATCCTCAGATATATGCTAAGGGTTTCTTTACTCCCCAAATTGTAGAGCCTGAAGTCATGGCGGTTTCGGGAGTAATCAAATAA
- a CDS encoding Uma2 family endonuclease, whose translation MSIATTKRFTVAEYHRLIELGFFAENERFELITGEIFQMTSKGKPHAVCETRLERELYKLVGEMATLRGQQPITLSNYSEPEPDRVIVKNRDDDYLTSHPNAVDILLLIEIADSSLKYDQEIKLPVYAEAGIVDYWIFNLVDNYLECYSEPYQDLQGRFGYRSKLVYLPDESVNLPIFSDLVLNLSKVFPR comes from the coding sequence ATGAGCATCGCTACTACTAAACGCTTCACCGTAGCTGAATATCATCGCCTCATTGAACTCGGCTTTTTTGCTGAAAATGAACGATTTGAGCTAATTACAGGAGAAATATTCCAGATGACATCTAAGGGTAAACCTCATGCAGTTTGCGAAACTCGTTTAGAGAGGGAACTATACAAGTTGGTAGGAGAGATGGCAACTCTACGAGGACAACAACCAATTACATTATCAAATTATAGTGAGCCGGAACCAGATAGAGTAATTGTTAAAAATCGAGATGATGATTATCTTACTTCTCACCCTAATGCTGTTGATATATTACTGTTAATTGAAATTGCAGATTCATCTTTGAAATATGACCAAGAAATTAAATTACCTGTTTATGCTGAAGCAGGTATTGTCGATTATTGGATATTTAATTTAGTAGATAACTATCTTGAGTGTTACAGCGAACCTTATCAGGATTTGCAAGGTAGGTTTGGTTATCGAAGTAAGTTAGTTTATCTGCCAGATGAGTCAGTTAATCTACCAATTTTTTCTGATTTAGTTCTGAATTTATCTAAGGTGTTTCCTCGTTAG
- a CDS encoding glycerol acyltransferase yields MIYQAQPPLEFIPPAFNPLLLRFVHLFLPTWIRSQTAINQIEADNAEVLANLYREFQGGRIRFLLAFRHPQTEDPFSLVYLLSKLVPRVAREQGIALQSPIHAHFIYDRGIPLWAGDYVGWLASQLGGTPIQRGKADWTGLRSARDLFANGKFPMAAAPEGATNGLSEMISPLEPGIAQMGFWCAEDLHKAGRTEQVLILPVGIKYSYVDAPWQAIAQLLDELAVASGLPVDTSTKTQVPDLEFLYPRLLTLAEHLLSLMEQFYTRFYHLKLSPVTEGLSDNRNEALKLRLQALLNASLEIAEQYFNLQPKGQLSDRCRRVEQAGWNYIFREDYKDIKGLSAVERALGDRVAEEANARMWHMRLVESFVAVSGNYIREKPTVERFAETLLIVWQMLAKIQGTKSFNRPKLGKQKVKITIGEPLSVSELYPKYKESRLGARQAVADLTNNLQQAMEGLI; encoded by the coding sequence ATGATTTACCAAGCACAACCACCTCTAGAATTTATCCCCCCAGCCTTTAACCCCTTACTTCTGCGATTTGTTCACCTGTTCCTACCAACTTGGATTCGCTCTCAAACAGCCATTAACCAAATTGAAGCAGACAATGCTGAGGTTTTAGCAAATCTCTACCGCGAGTTTCAAGGGGGGAGAATTCGCTTTTTATTGGCGTTTCGCCATCCACAAACGGAAGATCCATTTTCTTTGGTTTATTTGCTTTCAAAGCTCGTGCCAAGGGTAGCACGAGAGCAGGGTATAGCACTACAGTCTCCCATTCATGCTCATTTTATCTACGATCGCGGCATTCCTCTCTGGGCTGGGGACTATGTTGGTTGGCTTGCTTCTCAATTGGGTGGGACTCCCATACAAAGAGGTAAGGCTGACTGGACAGGGTTACGTTCGGCGCGGGATTTGTTCGCCAATGGCAAATTTCCGATGGCTGCTGCTCCAGAAGGTGCTACTAATGGTTTATCGGAGATGATCAGCCCATTAGAACCAGGTATTGCCCAAATGGGTTTTTGGTGTGCTGAAGATTTGCACAAAGCCGGACGTACAGAGCAGGTTTTAATTTTACCAGTTGGGATTAAATATAGTTACGTTGATGCACCTTGGCAAGCGATCGCCCAGCTTTTGGATGAGTTGGCTGTGGCTAGTGGTTTACCTGTAGATACAAGCACTAAAACCCAAGTTCCTGATTTAGAGTTTCTTTACCCGCGTCTGTTGACTTTGGCGGAACATCTGCTGTCTTTAATGGAACAGTTTTACACGCGGTTTTATCATCTCAAGTTGTCTCCAGTAACGGAAGGGTTGAGCGATAATCGTAATGAAGCCTTGAAATTACGCTTACAAGCCTTGTTAAATGCTTCACTAGAAATAGCCGAGCAGTATTTTAATTTACAACCAAAGGGACAATTAAGCGATCGTTGTCGTCGGGTAGAACAAGCGGGATGGAATTATATATTTAGGGAAGATTACAAAGATATTAAAGGATTATCTGCCGTTGAACGGGCATTAGGCGATAGAGTTGCAGAAGAAGCCAATGCTAGAATGTGGCACATGAGATTAGTTGAAAGTTTTGTAGCTGTTTCGGGTAATTATATCCGGGAAAAACCAACAGTAGAAAGGTTCGCTGAGACACTGTTAATTGTTTGGCAGATGTTAGCAAAAATCCAAGGTACAAAATCTTTTAATCGTCCCAAATTAGGCAAGCAAAAAGTCAAGATTACTATTGGTGAACCGCTATCTGTATCGGAATTGTATCCTAAGTATAAAGAGAGTCGTTTAGGTGCAAGACAAGCTGTTGCTGATTTGACAAATAATCTACAACAAGCTATGGAAGGATTGATTTAA
- a CDS encoding proline--tRNA ligase, which yields MRLSQMLFVTLRDDPSDAEIPSHKLLLRAGYIRRIGSGIYAYLPLMWRVLQKVSQIVREEMNATGAQECLLPQLQPSELWKESGRWDTYTKAEGIMFSLIDRREQQLGLGPTHEEVITAIARDMIRSYRQLPLHLYQLQTKFRDEIRPRFGLMRGREFIMKDGYSFHVDEDSLKKTYQDMYQAYSNMLRRAGLAFRPVEADSGAIGGSGSTEFMVLAEAGEDEVLYTDDGKYAANVEKAVSLPADAEPSQFTTFEKRETPGTETIEKVTQFLKASPTQIVKNVLYQTAYDNGVTVLVLVIIRGDQEVNEVKLQNELTKLAANYGAKAIISLTVPSAENQQTWTAKPLPLGYIAPNIADEYIAANKQIHPKFVRFVDKTVVDLKNFITGANEAGCHVVGANWGEQFPLPEIVVDVRKARPGDRAVHDSTQLLKSARGIEVGHIFQLGTKYSQALGATYTNEQGEEKPLVMGCYGVGVSRLAQSAVEQSYDKDGIIWPVAIAPYHAIVTIPNINDAQQVEIAEKLYTELNQSGVETLLDDRNERAGVKFKDADLIGIPYRIVTGRAITNGKVEIVERATRQSQEIPIDEVITTLQQWIRAAIEQKN from the coding sequence ATGCGACTGTCACAAATGTTATTCGTTACACTGCGGGATGATCCGTCTGATGCGGAGATTCCTAGCCATAAGTTGTTACTACGTGCAGGGTATATTCGTCGCATCGGTAGCGGTATTTATGCTTATCTCCCCCTGATGTGGCGGGTGCTGCAAAAGGTTTCTCAAATTGTGCGAGAAGAAATGAACGCTACAGGCGCACAAGAATGTTTGTTACCTCAGTTACAACCTTCGGAGTTGTGGAAGGAGTCGGGACGCTGGGATACTTACACTAAAGCCGAGGGAATTATGTTTTCCCTAATTGACCGCCGGGAGCAACAATTAGGGTTAGGGCCGACTCATGAGGAAGTAATTACAGCGATCGCTCGTGATATGATTCGCTCTTACCGTCAGTTACCCCTACATCTATATCAATTGCAAACCAAGTTCCGCGATGAAATTCGTCCCCGGTTTGGGTTGATGCGCGGACGAGAATTTATCATGAAGGACGGCTATTCTTTCCACGTCGATGAAGACAGCCTGAAAAAAACCTACCAAGATATGTACCAAGCCTACAGCAATATGCTACGGCGCGCTGGTTTAGCGTTTCGTCCTGTAGAAGCTGATTCCGGTGCAATTGGTGGCTCTGGTTCTACAGAATTTATGGTGTTGGCGGAAGCTGGGGAAGACGAAGTTCTCTACACCGATGACGGGAAATACGCGGCTAACGTAGAAAAGGCTGTTTCTCTACCTGCGGATGCAGAACCATCACAATTTACAACTTTTGAAAAGCGGGAAACACCAGGAACAGAAACTATTGAAAAAGTTACTCAATTTCTCAAAGCTTCTCCCACCCAGATAGTGAAAAATGTTCTCTACCAAACCGCTTATGACAATGGTGTAACAGTTTTGGTACTGGTAATTATTCGTGGTGATCAAGAAGTTAACGAAGTTAAGTTACAGAACGAATTGACAAAATTAGCTGCTAATTATGGTGCAAAGGCAATTATTTCTTTAACCGTTCCCAGTGCAGAAAACCAACAAACATGGACAGCAAAACCTTTACCTTTGGGCTATATTGCACCGAATATTGCTGATGAGTATATTGCTGCTAACAAACAAATTCATCCCAAATTTGTCCGGTTTGTTGATAAAACAGTCGTTGATTTAAAAAACTTCATCACTGGTGCAAATGAAGCTGGCTGTCACGTTGTGGGTGCGAATTGGGGCGAACAATTTCCTCTCCCAGAAATTGTTGTAGATGTGCGAAAAGCCAGACCAGGCGATCGCGCTGTTCACGATTCAACACAACTTTTAAAAAGTGCCAGAGGAATAGAAGTCGGTCACATCTTCCAACTAGGTACTAAATATTCTCAAGCTTTAGGTGCAACCTACACCAATGAGCAGGGTGAAGAAAAACCTCTAGTTATGGGTTGTTACGGTGTGGGTGTATCGCGGTTAGCCCAATCAGCCGTAGAACAATCTTATGATAAAGATGGCATTATCTGGCCAGTGGCGATCGCTCCTTATCATGCAATTGTGACAATTCCTAACATTAACGATGCTCAACAGGTAGAAATTGCGGAAAAGCTTTACACTGAACTGAATCAATCAGGGGTAGAAACTTTATTAGATGACCGTAATGAAAGAGCCGGAGTCAAATTCAAAGATGCTGATCTAATCGGTATTCCTTACAGAATTGTTACCGGACGAGCAATTACTAACGGTAAAGTTGAAATTGTAGAAAGAGCAACTCGTCAATCTCAAGAAATCCCCATTGATGAAGTTATTACCACACTCCAGCAATGGATTAGAGCCGCAATAGAGCAGAAAAATTAA
- a CDS encoding GerMN domain-containing protein, giving the protein MNNQQGSNRISSGVIAAVSAAVVTVAGGVAWITANSNNNPTPSNPSQRVQEPGQPTTRQPGNEQTPSVYWLKPKGDSVDLVPQRVRVAAAQPNQVLEKAFQNLLAGPTEGTDSTTIPKGTKLLGLKVENNDEVHVNLSEDFTSGGGSTSMMGRVGQVVYTATSLNPNAKVYIEVNGKPLEVLGGEGVVLDQPLTRDSFKKDYPL; this is encoded by the coding sequence ATGAATAACCAACAAGGATCTAACCGTATATCTTCAGGTGTTATTGCAGCAGTCTCAGCAGCAGTTGTAACGGTCGCTGGCGGTGTAGCTTGGATAACTGCCAACTCCAATAATAATCCCACGCCATCAAACCCTTCTCAACGTGTCCAGGAACCAGGACAGCCTACGACCAGACAGCCAGGTAATGAGCAAACTCCTAGCGTCTATTGGCTCAAACCAAAAGGCGATAGCGTAGATTTAGTTCCCCAAAGGGTGAGAGTAGCTGCTGCACAGCCAAATCAAGTTTTAGAAAAAGCTTTCCAAAATTTATTAGCAGGGCCGACAGAAGGAACAGATTCCACCACTATCCCCAAAGGAACTAAATTATTAGGGCTAAAGGTAGAAAATAACGATGAGGTACACGTTAATTTATCTGAAGATTTCACCAGTGGCGGCGGTAGTACCTCAATGATGGGTCGCGTTGGTCAAGTAGTCTATACTGCCACAAGTTTAAACCCCAATGCCAAAGTGTACATTGAGGTAAATGGTAAACCATTGGAAGTTTTAGGCGGTGAAGGCGTAGTCTTAGATCAGCCCCTAACCCGTGACAGCTTTAAGAAAGATTATCCACTTTAG
- a CDS encoding ArsR/SmtB family transcription factor: MKQALPVSQEVVQQVAEYFSLLSEPMRLRLLHLLRDEEKCVQELVDATQTSQANVSKHLKVMWQAGILSRRSEGTSAYYRVEDEMIFELCNRVCDRLATRLEQQARSFRVLNKN; this comes from the coding sequence ATGAAACAAGCGTTGCCTGTATCTCAAGAAGTGGTGCAACAAGTAGCCGAATACTTCAGCCTGTTAAGTGAGCCGATGCGTCTGCGGCTGTTGCATTTACTACGGGATGAAGAAAAGTGTGTACAGGAATTGGTAGACGCAACCCAGACTTCGCAGGCCAATGTGTCTAAACACCTAAAAGTAATGTGGCAAGCCGGAATCCTGAGCCGTCGTAGTGAAGGAACTAGTGCTTACTACCGGGTAGAAGACGAAATGATTTTTGAGTTATGTAATCGGGTTTGCGATCGCCTTGCTACAAGGTTAGAACAGCAAGCCCGCAGTTTTAGGGTGCTAAATAAAAATTAG